The stretch of DNA CCTGTACTCGCTGGTGGGGCCGCATTTCTACGACCGCATAGATGCATCCTTCCCCGCCGAGCAGAAGCAGGCCATCATCGCGCGGGTGCGCGACAACATTCCCAAGACGCTGGCCGGCATGAAGGTGGTGGGGCTGGACACCCGCGACGGGTTCAAGATGGACCTGGAAGACGGCGGCTGGGCGCTCATCCGCTTCTCGGGCACCGAGCCGATTCTGCGCGTGTACTGTGAGACCACCCGCGCCGACAAGGTGCAGGAACTGCTGGACGAGGGGCTGCGCCTAACGGGCCTGGAGCGGTAGGCGCGGCGGCAGCACACGGAGTTGGGGGCGGCTTGGGCGCTGAAACGACGCTGCGATGGATAGATACCCACGCGCACCTGGACTTCTCGCAGTTTGACGCGGACCGCGAGGACGTCCTGGGGCGGGCATGGGCTGTGGGGCTGGTGGCGATTGTGAATGCCGGCGCGGATTTGCCATCCAGCCGGGCCGGGGTAGAATTGTCGGCGAAGCACGAGCGCATCTTCGCGGCGGTGGGCGTGCACCCGCACGACGCGAAAGATCTCACCGCGAGCGCCCTGGCCGAGTTGGAGGCGCTGGCGCGCGCGCCGAAAGTCGTGGCCATCGGCGAGATTGGGCTGGATTTCTACCGCGACCTGTCGCCGAGGCCCGCGCAGCGCCAGGCCTTTGAGGCGCAGTTGGACTTGGCGGCGCGGCTGCGCAAGCCCGTCATCGTGCACGACAGGGATGCCCACGGCGAGGTCATGACCATCCTGCGCGGGTGGGAGGGAGCGTCGCCGCTGCCCGAGAAGGGCGTGCTGCACTGCTTCTCGGGAAGCCTGGAGATGGCGCTGGAGGCGGTGGAGTTGGGGTTTCTCATCTCCGTTGCGGGGCCGATTACCTACCCGAACGCGCGCAAGTTGCCCGAGATTGCGGCCGCGCTGCCGCTGGATAGACTGTTGGTTGAGACCGACTGCCCGTTCCTTGCGCCGCACCCGCATCGCGGCAAGCGCAACGAGCCTGCGTATGTGGCGCTGGTGGCCGAGGCGGTGGCGCGCGCCAGGGGCGTGCCCGTGGCCGAGGTGGCCCGCATCACGACCGCCAACGCGGTGCGGGTGTTTGGGTTGGAGATGCAGCCATTGGCCGCTAGCCGTTAGCCTTTGGCCGCTTGCGCGGACCGTGAGAAGGCTAATGGCTACTGGCCAAAGGCTTTTGGAGAGGATATCCTTTGAACCTTTTGCCCTTCTTGGAACCCATCCGAACGGATATGGAGAAGGTGGAGCAGCGGCTGCTCCGCGCTTCCGAAG from Chloroflexota bacterium encodes:
- a CDS encoding TatD family hydrolase, whose product is MRWIDTHAHLDFSQFDADREDVLGRAWAVGLVAIVNAGADLPSSRAGVELSAKHERIFAAVGVHPHDAKDLTASALAELEALARAPKVVAIGEIGLDFYRDLSPRPAQRQAFEAQLDLAARLRKPVIVHDRDAHGEVMTILRGWEGASPLPEKGVLHCFSGSLEMALEAVELGFLISVAGPITYPNARKLPEIAAALPLDRLLVETDCPFLAPHPHRGKRNEPAYVALVAEAVARARGVPVAEVARITTANAVRVFGLEMQPLAASR